From a region of the Streptomyces sp. NBC_01454 genome:
- the ftsE gene encoding cell division ATP-binding protein FtsE, whose translation MIRFDNVSKTYPKQNRPALRDVSLEIERGEFVFLVGSSGSGKSTFLRLLLREERTSHGHVHVLGKDLGKLSNWKVPQMRRQVGTVFQDFRLLPNKTVGENVAFALEVIGKPRGQIRKTVPEVLELVGLGGKEDRMPGELSGGEQQRVAIARAFVNRPMLLIADEPTGNLDPQTSVGIMKLLDRINRTGTTVVMATHDQQIVDQMRKRVMELEKGRLVRDQSRGVYGYQH comes from the coding sequence GTGATCCGATTCGACAACGTCTCCAAGACCTACCCGAAGCAGAACCGCCCTGCACTCAGGGATGTCTCGCTCGAGATCGAGCGCGGCGAATTCGTCTTCCTGGTGGGCTCTTCGGGGTCCGGAAAGTCCACCTTTCTGCGGCTGCTGCTGCGCGAGGAGCGGACCAGCCATGGCCACGTCCACGTGCTCGGTAAGGACCTCGGCAAGCTCTCCAACTGGAAGGTTCCGCAGATGCGGCGCCAGGTGGGGACGGTCTTCCAGGACTTCCGGCTGCTCCCCAACAAGACCGTCGGGGAAAATGTCGCCTTCGCCCTCGAGGTCATCGGCAAGCCGCGCGGCCAGATCCGCAAGACGGTGCCCGAGGTCCTCGAACTGGTCGGCCTCGGCGGCAAAGAGGACCGTATGCCGGGCGAGCTCTCCGGTGGTGAGCAGCAGCGCGTCGCCATCGCACGGGCCTTCGTCAACCGTCCGATGCTCCTCATCGCGGACGAGCCCACCGGCAACCTCGACCCGCAGACCTCGGTCGGCATCATGAAGCTGCTGGACCGGATCAACCGGACCGGTACGACGGTGGTCATGGCCACCCACGACCAGCAGATCGTCGACCAGATGCGCAAGCGGGTCATGGAACTCGAGAAGGGCCGGCTCGTACGCGACCAGTCGCGCGGCGTGTACGGCTACCAGCACTGA